The genomic stretch AAGGAAATGTAGCTATTCAAACTTACAATCCTTATCACCAAATATTACAACAAGTTTCTACTACAAGTTATACAGAAATGTATAAAGAACAATTGCAAGAACGTTGGCAATATAAATATCCGCCGTATTACAGACTTATAAAAATTACGCTAAAACATAAAGATTATAATAAAGTAGATTCTGGTGTTAACTGGCTTTTTAAAGCATTGTACACTTCATTTGGCGAAAATGTTTTAGGTCCAACGGCGCCCGCAGTTTCAAGAATAAGAAATCAATACATTAAAAATATTGTAATAAAGATTCCGCCGAAACAAAGTTTGGTAAATACTAAAAATCAGATTACAAAAATTAGAAATACCTTTGAAGCAGTAAAAGATTTTAGACCTATTCGGTTTATTATAGATGTTGATGCTTATTAGTAATTTAAAATATGTAAATTCTAAAAAAAAACTTTATGATATTAAAAAAAGAATACGATTTAATATGTATTGGTGGCGGAATTATGAGTGCTACTTTGGCATTAATTACTAAACTTTTAGATCCAAAGAAAGAAATTTTAATTTTAGAAAGGTTAGACAAAGTTGCTCAAGAAAGTTCTGCTGCATGGAATAATGCAGGTACTGGTCATTCTGCTTTGTGTGAATTAAATTATTGTCCAGAAAATAAAGACGGATCAATCTCTATAAAAAAGGCCATCGATATTTGTTCGCAATACGAAACTTCAAAACAATTTTGGTCTTTTTTAACTAAAGAAGGTTTCTTAGAAAATCCAGAAGAATTTATTGCTTCCGTAAAACATCATAGTTGGGTTTTAGGTAATGATAATGCAGATTATTTAGAAAAAAGATTCAAAGCTTTTAAAGAACATTTTATGTTCGATTCTATTGAATTTACAAGAGAAAAAGAAAAGATGAAGGAATGGTTTCCTTTAATTACAGAAAATAGAGATGAAAGTGAAGTAATGGCAGCCTCTAGAATTGATAGAGGAACAGAAATGAATTACGGAGTTTTAACGGAGAAACTATTTTCAATTTTAGAAAAAGATTTTGATACACCAGTGCATTGTAGTATGGAAGTATTAGATATTGATCCTGACACAGATTTAGATTGGACTGTAGAAATAAAGAATTTAAAAACAAAAAAAACACATCAATTAGAAGCAGAACATGTTTTTATTGGAGCAGGAGGCGGCAGTTTATTATTACTACAAAAAGTAGAAATTGACGAGAAAGAAGGTTATGGAGGTTTTCCTGTAAGTGGAGAATGGTTGGTTTGTAAAAACGAAGAAATTATTAAGCAACACAATGCTAAAGTATATTCTAAAGCAGGAATTGGAGATCCACCAATGTCTACACCACATTTAGATACACGTTTTATTGATGGAAAACGTCAATTAATGTTTGGTCCTTTTGCTGGTTTTAGTCCGAAGTTTTTAAAAGAAGGTTCTCATTTAGATTTGTTTAACTCTATTCAGTTTGATAATATTCCTTCTATATTTGGTGCTTTTTGGCACAATTTACCATTAACTCAATATTTAATAGAGCAAGTTTTAATGAGTAAAGAAGACAGAATGGATTCTTTACGAAAGTTTGTAAAAGATGCTAAAGATGAAGATTGGGAAGTTGTAAAAGCAGGACAAAGAGTTCAAATTATCAAAAAGGATGAATTTGAAGGCGGAAAATTACAATTTGGCACAGAAGTAATTTCTAGTAAAGATGGAAGTATTACGTGTTTGTTAGGTGCTTCACCAGGAGCATCAACAGCAACTTCTATCATGTTAGAAGTTATTGAAAAAGCATTTCCAGAATTGATAAATTCATCAGAAGTAAAAGAAAAATTAAAACAAATGGTGCCTTTTTATAAAACAGAAATCACCAAAGAATTGTTTGATAAAGAATTAGAAAAGAGTAAGATTTCTTTGAAATTATAATTTTGATATATTTTTCCAATCAGCAATAATCTCTTTTTCTTTAACTAAAACAGAATCTTCTTTTTGCTCAAATTTTGCACGTCTTTCATCCGTTAAATTATCAGAATACCACCAATTGTGCGTTTCTTTTATAGATGTTTTTGTGTCTCTAAATGTCAAACCATTTTTTATAGCTAAAGTATTACTAACTCTTGCAGAACCATAATTGTATTCATCAACAGGAATCCATGGTACTAAAGATAATACGTTATGTTTTTTAAGAAAATCATAATCATCAATTTGTACTATAGTAGATTCCGCATTAAAAGTATGCTGAGTTTTGGTAACAAAATCTAGCATGGTTTCTTTATCAGAAGGACCAACAACATTGTAAGTTCCTGCAGATTTTTGTTCGGCTAAACGAATTGTAAATTCTGCAACATCTCTCACATCAATATATTGTACAGGGTCATCTGTTTTACCAGGAACTAAAATTTCGCCACCTTTTGCCAATCGAACAGGCCAATGCATAAATCTATCTGTTTTATCACCAGGACCAAACATGTAAGTTGGTCTTACAATTATAGAACGCTCTTTACCAAAAGCTTTTATGGTTTCTTGTTCAGAATTAGCTTTCATAACTCCATACCAATATTCCATTTTTAGCATTTCGTCTTCAATAA from Polaribacter marinaquae encodes the following:
- the mqo gene encoding malate dehydrogenase (quinone), yielding MILKKEYDLICIGGGIMSATLALITKLLDPKKEILILERLDKVAQESSAAWNNAGTGHSALCELNYCPENKDGSISIKKAIDICSQYETSKQFWSFLTKEGFLENPEEFIASVKHHSWVLGNDNADYLEKRFKAFKEHFMFDSIEFTREKEKMKEWFPLITENRDESEVMAASRIDRGTEMNYGVLTEKLFSILEKDFDTPVHCSMEVLDIDPDTDLDWTVEIKNLKTKKTHQLEAEHVFIGAGGGSLLLLQKVEIDEKEGYGGFPVSGEWLVCKNEEIIKQHNAKVYSKAGIGDPPMSTPHLDTRFIDGKRQLMFGPFAGFSPKFLKEGSHLDLFNSIQFDNIPSIFGAFWHNLPLTQYLIEQVLMSKEDRMDSLRKFVKDAKDEDWEVVKAGQRVQIIKKDEFEGGKLQFGTEVISSKDGSITCLLGASPGASTATSIMLEVIEKAFPELINSSEVKEKLKQMVPFYKTEITKELFDKELEKSKISLKL
- a CDS encoding NAD-dependent epimerase/dehydratase family protein, with the translated sequence MSNSRRKFIKNSVLLSASIPLLSSSLLSCSSIDKNKLSILILGGTSFLGPHQIKYALERGHKVSIFTRGKTKPNVNKEVFDKVEHLIGDRENNLSALENKKWDIVIDNSGKKAKWTQKTAQLLKDNCGVYVYTSSTGVYFPYKTADIKEDQKVLLKEPEVIEDEMLKMEYWYGVMKANSEQETIKAFGKERSIIVRPTYMFGPGDKTDRFMHWPVRLAKGGEILVPGKTDDPVQYIDVRDVAEFTIRLAEQKSAGTYNVVGPSDKETMLDFVTKTQHTFNAESTIVQIDDYDFLKKHNVLSLVPWIPVDEYNYGSARVSNTLAIKNGLTFRDTKTSIKETHNWWYSDNLTDERRAKFEQKEDSVLVKEKEIIADWKNISKL